TTGGGCGTCACGGGCGTGCTCAGCACCCAGGCGCCTCCTGGCGGCCATGGGAGACAGGCGGGCGCGGCCGGAGTGGTGGGCGCTGGGCACGATGACGCGGCCCTCACCCTGAGCGGTGTGCCCCTGTGCACTGATCCCCAGAGCGTACGCCTCACGTTCGACGGCGTGGACGCGGGGCGGGCGAACCGGGCACGGCGCGCGCTTCAGCCTTTCCTGGCGCAGCTGATGCAGGGAACACTGCCGCGTTCGGGCGTGACTGTGGACCGGCGGGCGGCATGTGCGTCTCCCGCCGGCCGCACGCGGCTGAGCGTGGACGTCCGGTACCTCGATCCGCAGCGCTACGTGGGATTCGGGGGCGCCGCGTACACCCTCACGGTTCGCCTGCAGGTGCTGCCCCCCACACCGGGTGAGAGCACGCGGGCGTTTCTGGCGGACTGGACGGGAATTCACTCCGAGGAGCGTGTCGGCGTTCCGTTCGAGGCCGCGCTGCTCACGCACAGCCGCGAGGCCGTCCAGACCCTGATCCGCACGTGGCGGCGCGACAATGGTCAGGACAGCGCCCCATGACGTCGCTGGCCTGCAGCGCGCTGCGTGTCGATGCGGGGCGGCACCAGGCCAAGGGCAGCTGCGGAGGGAGCCGGTGGCGCCCGCACCGTTCACGTTCGGCGTTCCGGGGCGATGCGCCGGATCGACGATCGGCGTGCCAGGGCGTGGCTGACTCGGTGGGTGGGCCAGTGGCCTTCGGGTCGCCGCGCCGCGAGCGTTTGCAGGGCACAGCCACCGGCAGCCTGTCACCCACGCTGACGCTCTCAGCCACAGGGCTGCGGCGTGACTGAGGCAGATCCCGGATGGCGGCTCGGCCAGGCGCTGATCCTGACCGGGACGTTCCTGCTCGTCGAGGTCATCGCCGGCATGCTGTCCGGCAGTCTCGCCCTGCTCGCCGACGCCGGTCATGTGCTGACGGACGGTGTGGTGTTGATGCTGGCGCTCCAGGCTGGAGGCCCTGAAGTGCGTGATCGCCGGCGTACGCCCGGCCACCAGCGCGCCGTAATTCTGGGGGCAGCTGTGATCGCGGGCGTGCTGTCCACCGCTGCCCTGGGTGTGGTGGCGGAGGCGTACTGGCGGCTGCAGTCACCCGTGCCCGTGCAGACCACGGTCATGCTCGCCCTGGCAGTGCTTGGCCTGGGCATCAACGTGATCAGCGCGCGCCTGGCAGCCACGGGACGCGAGGGGAACCCGGCCACGCATGCCGCGTACCTGGAGCTCCGGGGTGACGTGCTGGGGCCTGTGGCGGTGATCGGCGGCGCGCTCCTGATTCGCTTTACCGGTGAGCTCTGGCTCGACCCGCTCCTGGGGGCGCTGGTGGGGATCTGGGTGGTGCCGCGCGTCTGGGCGCTTCTGGCCGCGAGCATGACTGGCGCAGTGAATGCCGCGTTTCAACAGGTGGATCTGAATGCCTTTCGTCGCGAGCTGGCCGCGCTGCCTGGCGTCACCGAAGTGCAGGCGCTGCATGTGTGGAGCGCCACCCGCGGCGTTCACAGCGTGACTGTGCATCTGGTGGGTGCGGAGGTGAATCGCGACCTGGTTGTGAAGGTGCACGAGATCGCAGCGGTTCACGGCATGCCGTACGTCATCATGCGGATCGAGCCTGCTGGACTGCACGCTGGGGACGGTGACGGGTTGGCGCGGCAGTGACGTCACGAGTGGCCGTTTTGGCGTGCCTGAGGACGACCGGATACCCCGTCCGGTTGGGCAGTGAGAGGTGCTTCTCAGGGCGCGCGGATGCCCTGCCGTTGATGACAGGAGCGGTGGACTCGGCGCCGACCCGCCGTCTGGG
This is a stretch of genomic DNA from Deinococcus metalli. It encodes these proteins:
- a CDS encoding cation diffusion facilitator family transporter → MTEADPGWRLGQALILTGTFLLVEVIAGMLSGSLALLADAGHVLTDGVVLMLALQAGGPEVRDRRRTPGHQRAVILGAAVIAGVLSTAALGVVAEAYWRLQSPVPVQTTVMLALAVLGLGINVISARLAATGREGNPATHAAYLELRGDVLGPVAVIGGALLIRFTGELWLDPLLGALVGIWVVPRVWALLAASMTGAVNAAFQQVDLNAFRRELAALPGVTEVQALHVWSATRGVHSVTVHLVGAEVNRDLVVKVHEIAAVHGMPYVIMRIEPAGLHAGDGDGLARQ